One Nocardioides aromaticivorans genomic window carries:
- a CDS encoding DUF3556 domain-containing protein: protein MGFLKPAPEPMAPADFLALPFRERLHVLTTNWVTEGFNTPRMLHVVYILKMLGLYFAVGLAITGWTTDHVHFTDPGTWFDNVVVYQKLAVWLMLLEVVGLGGAFGPLCGHFVPMLGNIRYWLRPGTIRMAPWGKHVPGTGGDERTVLDVVLYVGVLAALVVPLVTHADPVTALPAGTGPQELVPPLAFVPILVLMPLMGLRDKVIFLAARSEQYLPIMLFSATLGAVALRDGASAGDFVDLVVAFKIIICIVWIGAGVSKIGEHFINVVPPMVSNSPGQLNIVKRLHYRNAPDDIRPSRLAWFMAHVGGTTVEIIIPILLLTTANDTVAMLGAVAMLVFHIFITSTFPLAVPLEWNVYFGYIALVLWGGTDLGAGFDASTYNIWEFSKPWLLLPIFALLLFGPVLGNLRPDLVSFLPSMRQYAGNWASAVWAMKPGVEQRLNELLLVETQNDQLQRMAPMPYTADEAEMTVQKAVAWRAMHSQGRGVLSVLMEHLDDLETRDVREGEFMCNILVGWNFGDGHLHDERLVAAVQKRLGLEPGDLVVVYCESQATPWRTSRPQEYRVIDAALGVVERGSWDVRDCVKEQPWLPNGPVPVQVSWTAAGYRRKGTLTQPTSGKDPVA from the coding sequence ATGGGTTTCCTCAAGCCCGCGCCGGAGCCGATGGCGCCCGCCGACTTCCTCGCGCTGCCGTTCCGTGAGCGCCTGCACGTCCTCACCACCAACTGGGTGACTGAGGGCTTCAACACCCCGCGGATGCTGCACGTCGTCTACATCCTCAAGATGCTCGGCCTCTACTTCGCGGTCGGCCTGGCCATCACCGGGTGGACCACCGACCACGTCCACTTCACCGACCCGGGCACGTGGTTCGACAACGTCGTCGTCTACCAGAAGCTCGCCGTGTGGCTGATGCTCCTCGAGGTGGTCGGCCTGGGCGGCGCGTTCGGGCCGCTGTGCGGCCACTTCGTGCCGATGCTGGGCAACATCCGCTACTGGCTGCGGCCGGGCACGATCCGGATGGCGCCGTGGGGCAAGCACGTGCCGGGAACCGGCGGCGACGAGCGGACCGTCCTCGACGTGGTCCTGTACGTCGGCGTGCTGGCCGCGCTCGTCGTACCCCTCGTCACGCACGCCGACCCGGTCACCGCGCTGCCTGCCGGGACCGGCCCGCAGGAGCTGGTGCCGCCGCTCGCCTTCGTCCCGATCCTCGTGCTGATGCCGCTGATGGGCCTGCGCGACAAGGTGATCTTCCTGGCCGCCCGCTCCGAGCAGTACCTGCCGATCATGCTGTTCTCCGCCACCCTCGGCGCCGTCGCCCTGCGCGACGGGGCGTCCGCCGGCGACTTCGTCGACCTCGTGGTCGCGTTCAAGATCATCATCTGCATCGTGTGGATCGGCGCGGGCGTCTCCAAGATCGGCGAGCACTTCATCAACGTGGTCCCGCCGATGGTGTCCAACTCCCCCGGCCAGCTGAACATCGTCAAGAGGCTGCACTACCGCAACGCACCCGACGACATCCGGCCCTCGAGACTGGCCTGGTTCATGGCCCACGTCGGCGGCACGACCGTCGAGATCATCATCCCGATCCTCCTGCTGACGACCGCGAACGACACCGTCGCGATGCTGGGGGCGGTGGCGATGCTCGTCTTCCACATCTTCATCACCTCGACCTTCCCGCTGGCCGTGCCGCTCGAGTGGAACGTCTACTTCGGCTACATCGCCCTCGTGCTGTGGGGCGGCACCGACCTGGGAGCGGGGTTCGACGCGTCGACGTACAACATCTGGGAGTTCTCGAAGCCCTGGCTGCTCCTGCCGATCTTCGCGCTGCTGCTGTTCGGGCCGGTGCTCGGCAACCTGCGTCCCGACCTGGTCTCCTTCCTCCCGTCGATGCGCCAGTACGCCGGCAACTGGGCCTCTGCGGTCTGGGCGATGAAGCCCGGGGTGGAGCAGCGGCTCAACGAGCTGCTGCTGGTCGAGACGCAGAACGACCAGCTGCAGCGGATGGCGCCGATGCCCTACACCGCCGACGAGGCCGAGATGACCGTGCAGAAGGCGGTCGCGTGGCGCGCGATGCACAGCCAGGGCCGGGGCGTGCTGTCGGTGCTGATGGAGCACCTCGACGACCTCGAGACCCGCGACGTGCGCGAGGGCGAGTTCATGTGCAACATCCTCGTCGGCTGGAACTTCGGCGACGGGCACCTCCACGACGAGCGCCTGGTCGCCGCGGTGCAGAAGCGGCTCGGCCTCGAGCCCGGCGACCTCGTCGTCGTCTACTGCGAGTCGCAGGCGACGCCGTGGCGCACGTCGCGGCCGCAGGAGTACCGGGTCATCGATGCCGCCCTCGGCGTCGTCGAGCGGGGCAGCTGGGACGTCCGCGACTGCGTGAAGGAGCAGCCGTGGCTGCCCAACGGCCCGGTCCCCGTGCAGGTCTCGTGGACCGCCGCCGGGTACCGTCGCAAGGGAACCCTGACCCAGCCGACCAGCGGGAAGGACCCCGTCGCTTGA
- a CDS encoding class I adenylate-forming enzyme family protein, whose translation MTFDHLPWHRPTSYDDLPCVRDDRLDLTYRTFGERVEAVAEQLAARGVTAGSVVAVMLPNRVELLVAIMAAWRLGAAATPINPTFTATEAGHQIGDSGAVVVVTTDPTTVHGGATVLGVDDLATAPAGTLPPATTAPNDLALLVYTSGSTGRPKGVMLDHANIEAMIASMGEAIAVTGDDHCLLVLPLFHVNAICVSWLTPMSVGGQLSVLQRFHPVEFLQAIERLRPTYFSAVPTIYSHLVALPEEVRADVSSVRFAVCGAAPAPPELFAAVEKRFGFPLVEGYGLSEGTCASTCNPVGGVRKPGTVGPALPGQIVAIMAPDGTMAPTGERGEVVIKGGNVMRGYLNRPEATAETLGDGWLHTGDVGILDADGYLRIVDRIKDMIIRGGENIYPKEIENVLHGDPSVLEAAVVGAPDPVYGEVVVAFVSPQPGGGIDVDALLARCREELTKVKVPVAVHVLDVLPKNPVGKIDKPALRARLAGE comes from the coding sequence ATGACCTTCGACCACCTCCCCTGGCACCGCCCCACGTCGTACGACGACCTGCCGTGCGTGCGCGACGACCGGCTGGACCTGACCTACCGGACGTTCGGCGAGCGGGTCGAGGCCGTCGCCGAACAGCTCGCGGCGCGCGGCGTCACGGCGGGCTCCGTCGTCGCCGTGATGCTCCCCAACCGGGTCGAGCTGCTCGTCGCGATCATGGCCGCCTGGCGGCTGGGCGCGGCGGCGACTCCGATCAACCCGACCTTCACGGCGACCGAGGCCGGCCACCAGATCGGCGACTCCGGTGCCGTGGTCGTGGTCACCACCGATCCCACAACCGTGCACGGCGGCGCGACGGTGCTCGGCGTCGACGACCTCGCCACCGCCCCGGCGGGCACGCTGCCGCCGGCCACGACGGCCCCCAACGACCTCGCCCTGCTCGTCTACACCAGCGGCTCGACCGGCCGCCCCAAGGGCGTGATGCTCGACCACGCCAACATCGAGGCGATGATCGCGAGCATGGGCGAGGCGATCGCCGTCACCGGTGACGACCACTGCCTGCTGGTGCTGCCGCTCTTCCACGTCAACGCGATCTGCGTCAGCTGGCTGACGCCGATGTCGGTCGGCGGGCAGCTGTCGGTGCTGCAGCGCTTCCACCCGGTCGAGTTCCTGCAGGCGATCGAGCGGCTGCGGCCGACCTACTTCTCGGCCGTGCCCACGATCTACTCCCACCTGGTCGCCCTGCCCGAGGAGGTGCGCGCGGACGTGAGCTCGGTCCGCTTCGCCGTCTGCGGCGCGGCGCCCGCGCCCCCGGAGCTGTTCGCGGCGGTGGAGAAGAGGTTCGGGTTCCCGCTCGTCGAGGGTTACGGGCTCTCCGAGGGCACCTGCGCGTCGACCTGCAACCCGGTCGGCGGCGTGCGCAAGCCCGGCACCGTCGGCCCGGCGCTGCCCGGCCAGATCGTCGCGATCATGGCGCCCGACGGGACGATGGCACCGACCGGCGAGCGGGGCGAGGTCGTGATCAAGGGCGGCAACGTGATGCGCGGCTACCTCAACCGGCCCGAGGCGACCGCCGAGACGCTCGGCGACGGCTGGCTGCACACCGGCGACGTCGGGATCCTCGACGCCGACGGCTACCTGCGGATCGTGGACCGGATCAAGGACATGATCATCCGCGGCGGCGAGAACATCTATCCCAAGGAGATCGAGAACGTCCTGCACGGCGACCCCTCCGTCCTCGAGGCGGCCGTCGTCGGCGCCCCCGATCCCGTGTACGGCGAGGTGGTGGTCGCCTTCGTGTCGCCCCAGCCCGGCGGCGGCATCGACGTGGACGCCCTGCTGGCCCGCTGCCGGGAGGAGCTGACCAAGGTGAAGGTCCCGGTCGCGGTGCACGTGCTCGACGTACTCCCGAAGAACCCCGTCGGCAAGATCGACAAGCCCGCGCTGCGGGCACGACTGGCAGGAGAGTGA
- a CDS encoding PucR family transcriptional regulator, which produces MTDAESELQGIAALIAERAAELTSYLVVEFGKRIPELPTDPSLVDLLNGSASSNLETLAHLLRGHVPIDEIQAPAAAVEYARRLAQRGTPPSALLRAYRLGQQLILRWASEEIARRVGDPALALQTSNLLTDTSFQYVDAVSEDVMGAYLTERERWLANRSAVQRETVEALLRGDRMDVGATEAALGYRLRQHHLGLVLWSAGADNGLADSERLLARLAQRVGSGHPLFVPRDRDTAWAWLPIGRTADVDLDAVADVLAADGGGIRVALGVPDAGEQGFRASHLGAAAAHDVAQLGQYDADVISYADPTVRAAALLVRDMDSTRRMVARTLGELATDSEGAARMRETLLAFLEDRESFVATAARLHLHKNTVKYRVDRAVEARGKPLGEERLDLELALIACRWLGPEVLRKNGQAAPH; this is translated from the coding sequence GTGACCGATGCCGAGAGCGAGCTGCAGGGCATCGCGGCGCTCATCGCGGAGCGCGCGGCCGAGCTGACGTCGTACCTCGTGGTCGAGTTCGGCAAGCGCATCCCCGAGCTCCCGACCGACCCGTCGCTGGTCGACCTCCTCAACGGCAGCGCGAGCTCCAACCTCGAGACCCTGGCCCACCTGCTGCGCGGGCACGTGCCGATCGACGAGATCCAGGCGCCGGCCGCCGCCGTCGAGTACGCGCGCCGGCTCGCCCAGCGCGGCACCCCGCCCAGCGCGCTGCTGCGCGCCTACCGGCTCGGCCAGCAGCTGATCCTGCGCTGGGCCAGCGAGGAGATCGCCCGCCGGGTCGGCGATCCGGCCCTCGCGCTGCAGACCAGCAACCTGCTGACCGACACGTCCTTCCAGTACGTCGACGCGGTGTCCGAGGACGTGATGGGCGCCTACCTGACCGAGCGCGAGCGGTGGCTGGCCAACCGGAGCGCGGTCCAGCGCGAGACCGTCGAGGCGCTGCTGCGCGGCGACCGGATGGACGTCGGCGCCACCGAGGCGGCCCTCGGCTACCGGCTGCGCCAGCACCACCTCGGCCTCGTGCTCTGGTCCGCCGGCGCCGACAACGGGCTCGCCGACTCCGAGCGGCTGTTGGCCCGGCTCGCCCAGCGGGTCGGCTCCGGGCACCCGCTCTTCGTGCCGCGCGACCGCGACACCGCGTGGGCGTGGCTGCCGATCGGTCGCACGGCCGACGTGGACCTCGACGCGGTGGCGGACGTGCTGGCGGCCGACGGCGGCGGCATCCGGGTCGCCCTCGGCGTACCGGATGCCGGGGAGCAGGGCTTCCGGGCCAGCCACCTCGGCGCGGCGGCGGCGCACGACGTCGCCCAGCTCGGTCAGTACGACGCCGACGTGATCTCCTACGCCGACCCGACGGTCCGCGCGGCGGCCCTGCTGGTGCGCGATATGGACTCGACCCGGCGGATGGTGGCGCGCACGCTCGGCGAGCTCGCCACCGACTCCGAGGGCGCCGCCCGGATGCGCGAGACGCTGCTCGCCTTCCTCGAGGACCGGGAGAGCTTCGTCGCCACCGCCGCCCGGCTGCACCTGCACAAGAACACCGTGAAGTACCGCGTCGACCGCGCGGTCGAGGCCCGCGGCAAGCCGCTCGGGGAGGAGCGGCTCGACCTCGAGCTCGCGCTCATCGCCTGCCGGTGGCTGGGGCCGGAGGTGCTGCGCAAGAACGGTCAAGCGGCGCCGCACTGA
- a CDS encoding helix-turn-helix domain-containing protein translates to MSTPTGRDRLRELLDAVLDEDNRTLDAMAQGAYASPYHFSRRLSRDAGEAPVAMRRRVMLERAAWRIRKGSSVTDAAWEAGYESLEGFSRAFSRAYGHAPSDVGETGSVWLPAANGIHFHPPTSLWVHSTEQAMNPVTDQQVRHDLDDTRALVEHAKGLSPEEWREVRAPGHQVASWEGPEESIAAVLERTVFAKEVWLAAVEGTEFPAVDRDPNPATLLARHDAVAGRWLAAVRDIDRRGGWDDLIIDALCEPPESFVLSSIVTHVLTYSAYRRLLVRGWLHRAGVDLDLDDGDPINWLRHEAGEQPETGGDR, encoded by the coding sequence ATGAGCACACCGACCGGCCGCGACCGCCTCCGCGAGCTGCTCGACGCCGTGCTCGACGAGGACAACCGGACGCTCGACGCGATGGCCCAGGGGGCGTACGCGTCGCCGTACCACTTCAGCCGGAGGCTCTCCCGCGACGCCGGCGAGGCGCCGGTGGCGATGCGGCGCCGGGTGATGCTCGAACGGGCGGCGTGGCGGATCCGGAAGGGGTCGAGCGTCACGGACGCCGCGTGGGAGGCGGGCTACGAGTCCCTCGAGGGCTTCAGCCGCGCCTTCTCCCGCGCCTACGGGCACGCGCCGAGCGACGTCGGCGAGACCGGCAGCGTCTGGCTGCCCGCCGCCAACGGCATCCACTTCCACCCGCCCACGAGCCTGTGGGTCCACAGCACGGAGCAGGCCATGAACCCGGTGACCGACCAGCAGGTCCGCCACGACCTCGACGACACCCGCGCGCTGGTCGAGCACGCCAAGGGCCTCAGCCCGGAGGAGTGGCGGGAGGTCCGCGCCCCGGGCCACCAGGTCGCGTCGTGGGAGGGGCCGGAGGAGTCGATCGCGGCCGTGCTGGAGCGCACGGTCTTCGCGAAGGAGGTCTGGCTCGCGGCGGTCGAGGGCACCGAGTTCCCCGCGGTCGACCGTGACCCGAACCCGGCGACGCTGCTGGCGCGGCACGACGCCGTCGCCGGCCGCTGGCTCGCCGCCGTCCGTGACATCGACCGGCGCGGCGGCTGGGACGACCTGATCATCGACGCCCTCTGCGAGCCGCCCGAGTCCTTCGTGCTGAGCAGCATCGTGACCCACGTGCTGACCTACAGCGCCTACCGGCGGCTGCTCGTGCGCGGCTGGCTGCACCGTGCCGGCGTCGACCTCGACCTCGACGACGGAGACCCCATCAACTGGCTGCGCCACGAGGCCGGCGAGCAACCCGAGACCGGAGGAGACCGGTGA
- a CDS encoding dihydrofolate reductase family protein, translated as MTRTTYYTATTLDGFIADPDDSLAWLLRQPQDEGGGPQSYDDFIKRIGALVMGSTTYEWVLAHLERTGEDWFYSQPSWVMTTRDLPVPEGADVRFASGPVTDVYDALRDAAGDLDIWVVGGGDLAGQFADAGLLDDVIVSVAPVTLGAGRPLLPRRLELRLVETAPNGAFVTARYEVDGPLLEDRAG; from the coding sequence GTGACCCGCACGACGTACTACACCGCCACCACGCTGGACGGCTTCATCGCCGACCCCGACGACTCGCTCGCGTGGCTGCTGCGCCAGCCGCAGGACGAGGGCGGCGGACCGCAGTCCTACGACGACTTCATCAAGCGGATCGGCGCACTGGTGATGGGCTCGACGACCTACGAGTGGGTGCTCGCGCACCTCGAGAGGACGGGGGAGGATTGGTTCTACTCCCAGCCGTCGTGGGTGATGACCACCCGCGACCTGCCCGTCCCCGAGGGCGCCGACGTGCGCTTCGCGTCCGGCCCCGTGACCGACGTGTACGACGCCCTGCGCGACGCGGCCGGCGACCTCGACATCTGGGTGGTCGGCGGCGGCGACCTCGCCGGGCAGTTCGCCGACGCGGGGCTCCTCGACGACGTCATCGTGTCGGTCGCACCGGTCACGCTCGGCGCCGGCCGGCCGCTCCTGCCCCGGCGGCTGGAGCTCCGGCTCGTCGAGACCGCTCCCAACGGCGCGTTCGTCACGGCCCGCTACGAGGTCGACGGCCCGCTGCTGGA